A genomic segment from Luteolibacter ambystomatis encodes:
- a CDS encoding transglutaminase family protein yields the protein MDDPAQAPTPETLACGMKLAVTHRTVFYYGGPVTDSVNTLHLEPRTFPFQQTLGGLVKVLPATRVRRFTDLFQNITHHFELPQPHAKLEIESRIKVRNLPLDITTEAREATLEDCKDSSIRERIWPFLQESHLISKTPEVWRQAVDLTRGHPSIFAQALAILHWIHEAFVYDAGSTHVHTHMAEAFELRRGVCQDYAHVMIGLCRSVGIGARYASGYLYNGPRDRLVGAQASHAWCEVYLPGAGWIGFDPTNGTLADARYVKIAVGRDYDDVAPVKGTYHGHGHCHMEVTVEVTKLDA from the coding sequence GTGGACGATCCGGCCCAGGCTCCCACGCCGGAGACCCTGGCCTGCGGCATGAAACTGGCCGTCACCCACCGCACGGTCTTCTACTACGGCGGTCCGGTGACGGACAGTGTCAACACGCTGCATTTGGAACCGCGCACGTTTCCATTCCAACAGACGCTCGGCGGTCTGGTGAAGGTGCTGCCCGCCACGCGGGTGCGGCGGTTCACCGACTTGTTCCAGAACATCACCCATCATTTCGAACTACCGCAGCCGCATGCGAAGCTGGAGATCGAGAGCCGCATCAAGGTGCGGAACCTTCCGCTGGATATCACCACGGAAGCCCGGGAAGCGACGCTGGAGGACTGCAAGGACAGTTCGATCCGCGAGCGCATCTGGCCGTTTCTCCAGGAGAGCCACCTGATCTCGAAGACTCCGGAGGTCTGGCGCCAGGCGGTGGACCTCACCCGCGGCCACCCATCCATTTTCGCGCAGGCCCTGGCCATCCTGCATTGGATCCATGAGGCCTTTGTGTACGATGCGGGTAGTACCCACGTGCATACCCACATGGCGGAGGCCTTTGAATTGCGCCGCGGGGTTTGCCAGGACTACGCGCATGTGATGATCGGCTTGTGCCGCTCGGTTGGCATCGGCGCGCGTTATGCCTCGGGCTATCTCTACAACGGTCCACGCGATCGGTTGGTGGGAGCCCAGGCATCCCATGCCTGGTGCGAGGTGTATCTGCCGGGAGCGGGTTGGATCGGATTCGATCCCACCAATGGCACGCTCGCGGACGCGCGTTATGTGAAGATCGCCGTCGGCCGGGACTACGATGACGTGGCTCCGGTCAAGGGCACCTATCACGGCCACGGGCACTGCCACATGGAGGTGACGGTCGAGGTGACGAAACTGGACGCTTGA
- a CDS encoding alpha-E domain-containing protein: MLSRVANTLYWMVRNVERADNLARLIDVNQQLLLDFESLDSERLRAFWRPIILSTGDEETFDKLYEKAGSAEVVRFLTDDRRNPNSIVSCIALARENARTVRDQLSDELWEELNSVHLYLQSDEAAFVAQHDPTKFYSQIRRAALAFHGIAASTTARTEAWEFMDLGRYLERADKTTRFLDIANYLPSGVDATETGSPGVLHWSAILRSCGAMGAFREEYQGEITPENVVKFLIFSHDFPRSVRFCLNRIDQSLHRISNTPRGTYSCEAEREAGKLFSDLSFASAGEVFDMGLHEYLDHLQERFNTIGAEIFETYVLMPERVQSRPVESFTPTSTVLAWQLEQQQQQQQ, encoded by the coding sequence ATGCTCTCCCGAGTCGCAAACACGCTCTACTGGATGGTTCGCAACGTCGAACGCGCCGACAACCTCGCGCGCCTCATCGACGTCAACCAGCAGCTCCTTCTCGATTTCGAAAGCCTCGACAGCGAACGCCTGCGCGCCTTCTGGCGGCCGATCATCCTCAGCACCGGGGACGAGGAGACTTTCGACAAGCTCTACGAAAAAGCCGGCAGCGCCGAGGTGGTCCGCTTTCTAACAGATGACCGCCGCAATCCCAACAGCATCGTTTCGTGCATCGCGCTGGCCCGCGAAAACGCCCGCACCGTGCGCGACCAGCTCTCGGACGAACTGTGGGAGGAGTTGAATTCCGTCCACCTCTACCTCCAGTCCGACGAGGCCGCGTTCGTCGCGCAGCACGACCCCACCAAGTTCTATTCGCAGATCCGTCGCGCGGCGCTGGCTTTCCACGGCATCGCCGCATCGACCACCGCCCGCACCGAAGCATGGGAGTTCATGGATCTGGGACGTTATCTGGAGCGCGCGGACAAGACGACCCGCTTCCTGGACATTGCGAACTATCTGCCATCCGGAGTGGACGCCACCGAAACCGGTTCGCCGGGAGTACTCCATTGGAGCGCCATTCTCCGCTCCTGCGGAGCGATGGGCGCCTTCCGCGAGGAATACCAAGGCGAGATCACCCCGGAGAACGTGGTGAAGTTCCTGATTTTCTCCCACGATTTCCCGCGTTCCGTGCGTTTCTGCCTGAACCGCATCGACCAGAGCCTGCACCGCATTTCCAACACGCCTCGTGGCACCTATTCGTGCGAAGCGGAGCGGGAGGCCGGGAAGCTGTTTTCCGATCTCAGCTTCGCCTCCGCCGGAGAGGTCTTCGACATGGGCCTCCATGAATATCTCGATCACCTCCAGGAGCGTTTCAATACCATCGGTGCCGAAATTTTCGAAACCTATGTGCTGATGCCGGAACGCGTGCAATCGCGGCCCGTCGAGTCGTTCACTCCGACGTCCACGGTGCTGGCATGGCAGTTGGAACAACAACAGCAACAGCAGCAGTGA
- a CDS encoding circularly permuted type 2 ATP-grasp protein, producing the protein MFEGYEPEKFYDEMFSAPGSVRDHCAPLYERFNGLSERDFLSRKATCELYFLRQGITFNVYHDNRGTERIFPFDPVPRVIPADEWEHLESGLTQRLLALNLFLHDIYHEQNILRDGVIPRHYIENAKHYRPEFRGVNVPGDIYIHICGSDLIRGHDGVYYVLEDNGRCPSGASYLLENRNALKRAFPGLFDSLGVRSVSSYPRDLLDMLHHIAPRRTDDPVCVLLTPGCYNSAYFEHCYLAREMGIEIVEGRDLVVIDNIVYMRTTRGLVRVDTIYRRIDDDFLDPTVFRKDSVLGVPGLMAAYRAGNVSLANAVGTGVADDKVIYYFVPKIIEYYLGQEPILPNVPTYLASEEEDLKYILDHLPELVVKAANESGGYGMLMGPQATKEEIAAFRERIIADPRNYIAQPVVSLSRSPTWCEGAMEGRHLDLRPYIIYGRDIKIVPGGLTRVALTKGSLVVNSSQGGGSKDTWVLRH; encoded by the coding sequence ATGTTCGAGGGCTACGAACCCGAAAAATTCTACGACGAAATGTTCTCCGCCCCCGGATCCGTCCGGGATCATTGCGCCCCCCTTTACGAGCGGTTCAACGGCCTTTCCGAACGCGATTTCCTGTCCCGCAAGGCGACCTGCGAGCTCTATTTCCTGCGCCAGGGCATCACCTTCAACGTCTATCATGACAACCGTGGCACCGAGCGGATCTTTCCGTTCGATCCCGTGCCGCGGGTGATCCCTGCGGACGAGTGGGAGCATCTGGAGTCCGGACTGACGCAGCGGCTGCTGGCGCTGAACCTGTTCCTCCACGACATCTATCACGAACAGAACATCCTCCGGGATGGGGTGATCCCGCGCCACTACATCGAGAACGCGAAGCACTACCGCCCGGAATTCCGCGGAGTGAACGTCCCTGGAGACATTTACATCCACATTTGCGGCAGCGACCTGATCCGCGGCCACGATGGAGTCTACTACGTGCTCGAGGACAATGGCCGCTGCCCTTCCGGGGCTTCCTACCTCCTGGAAAACCGGAATGCCTTGAAGCGCGCCTTCCCGGGGCTTTTCGACAGCCTCGGCGTGCGCTCGGTGAGTTCCTATCCTCGCGACCTGCTGGACATGCTCCACCACATCGCGCCGCGCCGGACCGATGATCCGGTGTGCGTGTTGCTCACCCCCGGCTGCTACAACAGCGCCTACTTCGAGCACTGCTATCTCGCCCGCGAGATGGGCATTGAGATCGTCGAGGGCCGCGACCTTGTTGTGATCGACAACATCGTCTACATGCGCACCACCCGCGGCCTCGTCCGGGTGGATACGATCTACCGCCGCATTGATGACGATTTCCTCGATCCCACGGTTTTCCGGAAGGACTCGGTGCTCGGCGTGCCGGGCCTGATGGCGGCCTACCGGGCCGGCAACGTCTCGCTCGCCAATGCGGTCGGCACGGGCGTGGCGGATGACAAGGTGATCTACTACTTCGTCCCGAAGATCATCGAGTACTACCTCGGCCAGGAACCGATCCTTCCGAATGTCCCGACCTACCTCGCGTCCGAGGAGGAGGATCTGAAATACATCCTCGACCACCTCCCGGAGCTGGTGGTGAAGGCGGCGAACGAGTCCGGCGGCTACGGCATGCTGATGGGACCACAGGCGACCAAGGAGGAGATCGCGGCTTTCCGCGAACGCATCATCGCCGATCCGCGGAACTACATCGCCCAGCCGGTGGTTTCGCTTTCCCGCAGCCCCACGTGGTGCGAGGGCGCGATGGAAGGGCGCCACCTCGACCTGCGGCCGTACATCATCTACGGACGTGACATCAAGATCGTCCCCGGCGGACTGACCCGTGTGGCCTTGACCAAAGGCTCGCTGGTGGTCAACTCCTCGCAAGGTGGAGGCAGCAAAGACACCTGGGTCCTCCGCCACTGA
- a CDS encoding succinate dehydrogenase cytochrome b subunit, with protein sequence MNVLSRSLCSFWSSSIGKKLIVAITGLVLVLFLAGHLAGNLVVFLGRGPFNDYAQFLHHFLHGAGVWIARIGLLVCLVLHVWATILLTKENKAAREPYAYEATVQASKSSRIMIWSGLTILAFVVYHLMHFTAHIGNSYGTYVDADYLAKHGEVRMDAWKMVIDGFSVWYVVLFYLIAMTMLCSHLSHGVASIFQTLGLRSRKSKGLICAISKGYAALIWFGFISIPLAILIFRFGR encoded by the coding sequence ATGAACGTCCTCTCCCGCAGCTTGTGTTCATTCTGGAGCTCTTCGATCGGCAAGAAGCTCATCGTCGCCATCACCGGCCTGGTTCTGGTCCTTTTCCTCGCGGGGCACCTGGCGGGCAACCTGGTGGTCTTTCTGGGACGCGGGCCGTTCAATGATTACGCGCAATTCCTGCACCATTTCCTCCACGGTGCGGGCGTGTGGATCGCCCGCATCGGGTTGCTGGTCTGCCTGGTGCTGCACGTCTGGGCCACGATCCTGCTGACGAAGGAAAACAAGGCCGCCCGTGAACCCTATGCCTATGAGGCGACCGTGCAGGCCTCGAAGTCCTCGCGGATCATGATCTGGAGCGGTCTCACGATCCTCGCCTTCGTGGTCTATCACCTGATGCATTTCACCGCCCACATCGGCAACAGCTACGGTACCTATGTCGATGCCGACTACCTCGCCAAGCACGGCGAGGTCCGCATGGATGCCTGGAAAATGGTGATCGACGGCTTCTCGGTCTGGTATGTCGTCCTCTTCTACCTCATCGCGATGACGATGCTGTGCTCGCACCTTTCCCACGGTGTGGCCTCCATCTTCCAGACGCTGGGCCTGCGCTCGCGCAAGTCGAAGGGCCTCATCTGCGCGATCAGCAAGGGCTACGCCGCGCTGATCTGGTTCGGCTTCATCTCCATCCCGCTCGCGATCCTCATCTTCCGCTTCGGTCGCTGA
- a CDS encoding fumarate reductase/succinate dehydrogenase flavoprotein subunit produces the protein MILDAKIPSGPLDQKWSKHKIDSKLINPANKRKYTILVVGSGLAGGAAAATLAELGYQVKCFCYQDSPRRAHSIAAQGGINAAKNYRNDGDSTFRLFYDTLKGGDFRSREANVYRLAEVSSNIIDQCVAQGVPFAREYGGLLDNRSFGGAQVSRTFYARGQTGQQLLIGCYQALEKEIHKGGIKMFPRTEMLDLVLVDGQAKGIVVRDLKTGKISSHAGDAVLMATGGYGNVFFLSTNAMGCNVTAAWRAAKKGALFANPCYTQIHPTCIPVSGDYQSKLTLMSESLRNDGRIWVPKSQDVAEKIRRKQLNPAEVPDDQRDYYLERKYPSFGNLSPRDISSRAAKEACDDGRGVASTGLGVYLDFRDAIQRLGEDTIRSRYGNLFQMYEKIAGEDPYKRPMMIYPAVHYTMGGLWVDYNLMSNIPGLHVLGEANFSDHGANRLGASALMQGLADGYFVAPTTVANYLATQKPGSVTTDHPEFKKAEAEIVEKTNRLVNINGKRTVDSFHRDLGKVMWDKCGMERSAEGLQEALKEIPAIREEFWNNVRIPGSGEGANMELEKAGRVADFLEFGELMCYDALNREESCGGHFRAEHQYTNADPEVQSGKTQAGEAKRDDENFAYVAAWEFTGAGNRPSLHKEPLVFETLKPSVRSYQ, from the coding sequence ATGATTCTCGACGCCAAGATCCCGTCCGGCCCGCTCGACCAGAAGTGGTCCAAGCACAAGATCGACTCGAAGCTGATCAATCCGGCCAACAAGCGGAAATACACCATCCTCGTCGTCGGCTCCGGTCTCGCCGGTGGTGCCGCCGCCGCCACGCTCGCCGAGCTGGGCTATCAGGTGAAGTGCTTCTGCTACCAGGACAGCCCGCGCCGCGCCCACTCGATCGCCGCGCAGGGTGGCATCAATGCCGCGAAGAACTATCGCAACGACGGCGACTCCACCTTCCGCCTGTTCTACGATACGCTGAAGGGCGGCGACTTCCGCTCCCGTGAAGCGAACGTCTATCGCCTCGCCGAAGTTTCCTCGAACATCATCGACCAGTGCGTCGCGCAGGGCGTTCCCTTCGCCCGCGAATACGGCGGCCTGCTCGACAACCGCTCCTTCGGTGGCGCACAGGTGTCCCGCACCTTCTACGCCCGCGGCCAGACCGGACAGCAGCTCCTCATCGGCTGCTATCAGGCGCTCGAGAAAGAGATCCACAAGGGCGGCATCAAGATGTTCCCGCGCACCGAGATGCTGGATCTCGTGCTCGTCGATGGACAGGCCAAGGGCATCGTCGTCCGCGACCTGAAGACCGGCAAGATTTCCTCCCACGCGGGCGATGCCGTGCTGATGGCCACCGGCGGCTACGGCAACGTGTTCTTCCTCTCGACCAACGCGATGGGTTGCAACGTGACCGCAGCCTGGCGCGCGGCCAAGAAGGGCGCTCTCTTCGCGAACCCCTGCTACACCCAGATCCACCCCACCTGCATCCCGGTCAGCGGCGACTACCAGTCGAAGCTCACGCTGATGTCCGAGTCGCTCCGCAACGACGGCCGCATCTGGGTGCCGAAGTCGCAGGACGTGGCCGAGAAGATCCGCCGCAAGCAGCTCAACCCCGCCGAGGTGCCGGACGACCAGCGCGACTACTACCTCGAGCGCAAGTATCCCTCCTTCGGCAACCTTTCGCCGCGCGACATTTCCTCGCGTGCCGCCAAGGAAGCCTGCGATGACGGCCGCGGCGTGGCCTCCACCGGCCTCGGTGTGTATCTCGATTTCCGCGATGCCATCCAGCGTCTCGGCGAGGACACCATCCGCTCGCGCTACGGCAATCTCTTCCAGATGTATGAGAAGATCGCCGGCGAGGATCCCTACAAGCGCCCGATGATGATCTATCCTGCGGTGCACTACACCATGGGCGGCCTGTGGGTGGACTACAACCTGATGTCGAACATCCCCGGCCTGCACGTGCTGGGTGAGGCGAACTTCTCCGACCACGGCGCGAACCGCCTCGGTGCCTCCGCACTCATGCAAGGACTGGCCGACGGTTACTTCGTGGCCCCGACCACCGTGGCGAACTACCTCGCCACGCAGAAGCCCGGCTCGGTCACCACCGACCATCCGGAGTTCAAGAAGGCCGAGGCCGAAATTGTCGAAAAGACCAACCGCCTGGTGAACATCAACGGCAAGCGCACGGTGGATTCCTTCCACCGCGACCTTGGCAAGGTGATGTGGGACAAGTGCGGCATGGAACGCAGCGCCGAAGGCCTGCAGGAAGCGCTCAAGGAAATCCCGGCCATCCGCGAGGAGTTCTGGAACAATGTCCGCATCCCCGGCTCCGGCGAGGGTGCCAACATGGAACTGGAGAAGGCAGGCCGCGTGGCCGACTTCCTCGAGTTCGGCGAGCTGATGTGTTACGATGCACTGAACCGCGAGGAGTCCTGCGGCGGCCACTTCCGCGCCGAGCACCAGTACACCAATGCCGACCCTGAAGTGCAGTCCGGCAAGACCCAGGCCGGTGAGGCGAAGCGTGATGACGAGAACTTCGCCTACGTCGCCGCCTGGGAATTCACCGGTGCGGGCAACCGCCCGTCGCTCCACAAGGAGCCGCTCGTGTTCGAGACCCTCAAGCCTTCCGTCCGCAGCTATCAATAA
- a CDS encoding succinate dehydrogenase/fumarate reductase iron-sulfur subunit, which translates to MSKKLNLTLKVWRQKNADATGKIETYAAKDIPEEASFLEMLDIVNEELVNSGDEPIHFDHDCREGICGMCSLTINGIPHGKDRGVTTCQLHMRKFSDGDTIWIEPFRAKAFPVIRDLITDRSAFDRIIASGGYIDVRTGSAVDANALPIPKADADSAFDAAACIGCGACVAACKNASAMLFVSAKVSHLGHLPQGQPERDKRVLAMVRQMDSEGFGNCTNQYECEAVCPKEISADHIARMNRDYAKAAASEALV; encoded by the coding sequence ATGTCCAAGAAGCTCAATCTCACTCTCAAGGTCTGGCGTCAGAAGAACGCCGACGCCACCGGCAAGATCGAAACCTACGCGGCGAAGGATATCCCCGAGGAAGCTTCCTTCCTCGAGATGCTCGACATCGTCAACGAGGAGCTCGTGAACTCCGGTGACGAGCCGATCCACTTCGACCACGACTGCCGCGAAGGCATCTGCGGCATGTGCTCGCTGACCATCAACGGCATCCCGCACGGCAAGGACCGCGGCGTGACCACCTGCCAGCTCCACATGCGCAAGTTCTCGGATGGCGACACCATCTGGATCGAACCGTTCCGCGCCAAGGCCTTCCCGGTCATCCGCGACCTGATCACGGACCGCTCGGCCTTCGACCGCATCATTGCCTCCGGTGGTTACATCGACGTCCGCACCGGCTCCGCCGTGGATGCGAACGCCCTGCCGATCCCGAAGGCGGATGCCGACTCGGCTTTCGACGCCGCCGCCTGCATCGGCTGCGGTGCCTGCGTGGCCGCGTGCAAGAACGCCTCCGCGATGCTCTTCGTCTCCGCGAAGGTGAGCCACCTCGGCCACCTGCCGCAGGGCCAGCCGGAGCGCGACAAGCGCGTGCTTGCGATGGTCCGCCAGATGGATTCCGAAGGCTTCGGCAACTGCACCAACCAGTACGAGTGCGAGGCCGTCTGCCCGAAGGAAATCAGCGCCGACCACATCGCCCGCATGAACCGCGACTACGCCAAGGCCGCTGCCAGCGAGGCACTGGTCTGA
- a CDS encoding methylmalonyl-CoA mutase family protein, which translates to MKTLGDIVEAIRRFNAAVEERVAEVRSDPAKGQAVMEEWRVLRAKVPEVETPTGLRLPRLALPELDEPGAVVKFLQGEGLPGKFPYISSAYPELYLDPIEGPRTEEPTRLFAGLGLAEDTNERFHLLTKNQRSHRMSTAFDGPTLYGMDSDEPGVFGKIGEGGVAIDTVEDMEKLYAGFDLTAASTSVSMTINGPAPTILAMFVAAAKRRFGKDAAEKLRGTVQADILKEVQAQNEVLFPVEDSLRFLLDMCEHCVRKMPRWYPVSISGYHISQAGATPVQQAAFTLSNGFAYVEMLRQRGLPVDEFAPRLSFFLDCSLDVEFVALARVCRKLWAIGMRDVFGATERGQSFKLHTQTSGRSLVSAEFKNNLTRTALELLLACLNGTNSCHSNSADEPFTTPTEEYARLASHAQSILLEESGLFRHTMNLLAGSSGMTQVERAVEAAILTEFETLDRLGGVLEAMEQRYQRSAIQAAGYRYERQIADGTRPVIGVNRYWSDEPRPVPVLVRIPDERKQFQIDRLQDFKLRNAERALVALARLTRVVRDGGNVFSELIETVEYCSLGQITKALQETVGRFRPLV; encoded by the coding sequence ATGAAAACACTGGGGGACATCGTGGAGGCCATACGCCGTTTCAATGCGGCGGTGGAAGAGCGCGTGGCGGAGGTCCGATCCGACCCGGCGAAAGGACAGGCCGTGATGGAAGAGTGGCGTGTGCTTCGAGCCAAGGTTCCCGAGGTGGAGACACCGACCGGCCTGCGCCTTCCAAGGCTGGCGCTGCCGGAGCTCGATGAGCCGGGGGCGGTGGTGAAGTTTCTCCAGGGCGAGGGATTGCCGGGGAAATTTCCATACATTTCATCGGCGTACCCGGAGCTGTATCTCGATCCCATTGAAGGCCCGCGCACGGAGGAGCCGACGCGATTGTTCGCGGGACTCGGCCTGGCGGAAGATACCAACGAGCGCTTCCATCTGCTGACGAAGAACCAGCGCTCGCACCGCATGAGCACGGCCTTCGATGGACCGACGCTCTATGGCATGGACAGCGATGAGCCCGGAGTCTTCGGCAAGATCGGAGAGGGCGGGGTGGCCATCGATACGGTGGAGGACATGGAGAAGCTTTATGCGGGCTTTGATCTCACGGCGGCTTCCACGTCCGTCTCGATGACGATCAATGGACCGGCTCCGACGATCCTCGCGATGTTCGTGGCGGCGGCGAAACGGCGGTTTGGTAAGGATGCCGCGGAGAAGCTGCGCGGCACGGTGCAGGCGGATATTCTCAAGGAAGTGCAGGCGCAGAACGAGGTGCTGTTCCCGGTGGAGGATTCGCTGCGGTTCCTGTTGGACATGTGCGAGCACTGCGTGCGGAAGATGCCACGGTGGTATCCGGTATCGATCAGCGGCTATCACATCTCGCAGGCCGGAGCGACGCCGGTGCAACAGGCGGCGTTCACGCTATCGAACGGATTCGCGTATGTGGAGATGCTGCGGCAGCGCGGATTGCCGGTGGATGAGTTTGCGCCGCGGCTTTCGTTCTTCCTCGATTGCTCGCTGGATGTGGAATTCGTGGCGTTGGCGCGTGTCTGCCGGAAGCTGTGGGCGATCGGGATGCGCGATGTGTTCGGTGCGACGGAGCGCGGGCAGTCGTTCAAGCTGCACACCCAGACCAGCGGGCGCTCGCTGGTATCGGCGGAGTTCAAGAATAACCTTACCCGCACGGCTCTGGAGTTGTTGCTGGCCTGCCTCAATGGAACGAATTCGTGCCACAGCAACAGCGCGGATGAACCCTTCACCACGCCCACGGAGGAATACGCGCGGCTGGCATCGCATGCGCAGTCGATCCTGCTGGAGGAAAGCGGTTTGTTCCGCCACACGATGAACCTGCTCGCCGGTTCATCGGGGATGACGCAGGTGGAACGCGCGGTGGAAGCGGCGATTCTAACAGAATTCGAGACGTTGGACCGTCTGGGTGGCGTATTGGAGGCGATGGAACAGCGTTACCAACGGTCCGCGATCCAAGCGGCGGGGTATCGGTATGAACGGCAGATTGCCGATGGCACGCGACCGGTGATCGGGGTGAACCGGTATTGGAGTGACGAGCCGCGGCCGGTTCCGGTGCTGGTGAGGATTCCCGATGAACGGAAGCAGTTTCAGATCGATCGGCTCCAAGATTTCAAACTGAGGAATGCGGAGCGTGCGCTGGTTGCGCTGGCGCGATTGACCCGCGTGGTGAGGGACGGTGGGAATGTGTTCAGCGAATTGATTGAGACGGTGGAGTATTGTTCGCTGGGGCAGATTACGAAGGCCTTGCAGGAGACGGTGGGACGGTTCAGGCCGCTGGTGTGA
- a CDS encoding cobalamin-dependent protein (Presence of a B(12) (cobalamin)-binding domain implies dependence on cobalamin itself, in one of its several forms, or in some unusual lineages, dependence on a cobalamin-like analog.), with protein sequence MLTAVPLCDGHDSAITAVNLELIRHGIEVVYLGFHRSVADIVRAAVQEDVAAVGISSYNGGHIEFFREVADGLGKAGRREIGLFGGGGGTITPADAERMHVEGTDRIFLAGASFDDMVGYVRERYERTVEKPEHLEAGAPLCLARMITCLEEGMILDAPSRGSAKVVGITGPGGAGKTTLIDELTRQYLVEHPAHRVAILSHDPSTLHQGALLGDRATMVYAQDDRVFLRSMATRGRQGGLSPATGPALAWLSSAEAGFDLVMVETVGIGQEALPFPDRMVDRRILVMNTDYGARLQLQKILMLEVADIVVANKQDRPGSDAAALEIRRHLDAIAPGKPLVRSVASRHGDAGVAELLKLL encoded by the coding sequence GTGCTCACCGCCGTCCCGCTGTGCGACGGTCACGACAGCGCGATCACGGCGGTCAATCTGGAGTTGATCCGCCACGGGATCGAGGTGGTCTATCTGGGTTTCCACCGGTCGGTGGCGGATATTGTCCGGGCGGCGGTGCAGGAGGATGTGGCGGCGGTGGGTATCTCCAGCTACAATGGCGGCCACATTGAGTTTTTCCGCGAGGTTGCGGACGGATTGGGGAAAGCCGGGCGTCGGGAGATCGGATTGTTCGGCGGGGGCGGGGGAACCATCACTCCGGCGGACGCGGAGCGGATGCATGTGGAGGGGACGGACCGGATCTTTTTGGCCGGTGCATCGTTCGATGACATGGTGGGCTATGTCCGGGAGCGTTATGAGCGCACAGTGGAGAAGCCGGAGCACCTTGAGGCAGGCGCCCCCCTTTGCCTCGCGAGGATGATCACGTGTCTGGAGGAGGGGATGATTCTGGATGCTCCATCCCGCGGATCTGCGAAGGTAGTGGGCATCACGGGGCCAGGAGGAGCTGGGAAGACGACCCTCATCGATGAACTCACGCGCCAGTATCTGGTGGAGCATCCGGCCCATCGGGTGGCGATCTTGTCCCACGATCCCAGCACGCTGCATCAGGGAGCGTTGCTGGGAGACCGGGCGACGATGGTGTATGCACAGGATGACCGTGTGTTCCTGCGCAGCATGGCGACGCGGGGGCGGCAGGGTGGATTGTCACCCGCGACGGGGCCCGCCTTGGCATGGCTGTCCTCGGCCGAGGCCGGATTCGACCTGGTGATGGTGGAGACGGTCGGCATCGGCCAGGAAGCGCTGCCGTTTCCGGATCGGATGGTGGATCGCCGGATTCTGGTGATGAACACCGACTACGGCGCGCGCCTGCAGCTTCAGAAGATCCTGATGCTGGAAGTGGCGGACATCGTGGTGGCGAACAAGCAGGATCGGCCGGGCAGCGATGCAGCGGCACTGGAGATTCGCCGCCATCTCGACGCCATCGCCCCGGGCAAGCCGCTGGTGCGGAGCGTGGCCAGCCGGCATGGGGACGCGGGAGTTGCCGAACTCTTGAAGCTGCTATGA